Proteins from one Nymphalis io chromosome 23, ilAglIoxx1.1, whole genome shotgun sequence genomic window:
- the LOC126777562 gene encoding chitin deacetylase 8-like, translating to MKFASVAFSLALISFAYARELQLAEPCDEENCKLPMCRCSSVNIPGGIAPRDTPQFVTLTFDDAITSSNVLTYRSLLYNRRNINNCTIGATFFLSHEYSDYTLVNELYNRGFEIALHSISHIADQEYWRDATYERLMKEIGDQKRQVAHFANIPINSIHGLRSPFLQMSGNSTYQMMASAGLTYDLSWPTIKYTNPGLWPYTLHYASIQDCIVPPCPTASLPGSWIIPMISWSDLEGVPCSMVDTCYYNPGPIDEEGWFNLILKNFERHYLTNRAPFGFYVHEWYVRVNPGLRIALTRFLDMINNLNDVFMVNANEVINWVQNPIPVDQYAKRQCRNWTTTQCRQTACNAITGNHTEKIYYMRVCSDCPRVYPWVNNPLGE from the exons TGCCAATGTGCAGATGTTCCTCTGTAAATATTCCAGGAGGAATAGCACCCAGGGACACCCCTCAG TTTGTTACCCTAACATTTGACGATGCAATCACCTCCAGCAATGTACTAACATACCGATCTCTTCTTTATAATCGaaggaatataaataattgtaccaTTGGGGCTACATTTTTCTTATCACATGAATACTCTGATTATACTTTAGTCAACGAACTATACAACAGAGGTTTTGAGATCGCTCTGCACTCAATTTCCCATATAGCCGACCAAGAATACTGGAGAGACGCTACTTATGAACGACTTATGAAGGAAATCGGTGATCAAAAACGTCAAGTCGCACATTTCGCAAATATACCAATCAATTCTATTCATG GATTACGAAGTCCATTCCTACAAATGTCTGGTAATTCGACATACCAAATGATGGCAAGCGCTGGTCTCACTTACGATTTAAGTTGGCCCACTATCAAATATACTAATCCTGGGCTTTGGCCGTACACGCTCCATTACGCATCTATCCAAGACTGTATCGTACCTCCTTGCCCTACCGCGTCTCTTCCTGGTTCTTGGATCATTCCTATGATATCATGGTCTGACTTGGAAGGAGTGCCTTGCTCAATGGTTGACACTTGCTACTACAA tccAGGTCCTATTGATGAAGAGGGGTGGTTTAACCTTATTCTCAAAAACTTCGAAAGGCATTACCTTACTAATCGAGCACCATTTGGTTTTTATGTCCACGAGTGGTACGTTAGGGTAAACCCTGGGCTAAGGATAGCATTAACTCGCTTTTTAGACATGATTAACAACCTAAATGACGTTTttatg GTAAATGCCAATGAAGTCATCAACTGGGTACAAAACCCCATTCCTGTCGATCAATATGCTAAAAGACAATGTAGAAACTGGACCACTACTCAATGTCGACAAACGGCTTGCAATGCAATTACAGGCAATCATACAGAG AAAATTTACTACATGCGCGTCTGCAGTGACTGTCCAAGAGTATACCCGTGGGTAAATAACCCTCTTGGAGAATAA